Within the Beduinella massiliensis genome, the region GCAAAATTTACGGCAAATCCTGCGCACGCACGAATTTCCCGTTATACTGGCCCATGCCCCCTATACGCTCAACGGCTGTTCTGCGGATGAAAGCATCCGCGCCTTTGCCACGCGCACGATGCGCGAGGATCTCGATCGGCTGGAATACCTGCCGGGCAATTTGTATAACTTCCATCCGGGCTCGCATGTCGGGCAGGGGGTGGAACGCGGCATCGAGCTGATCTGCCAGATGCTCGACGAGGTGCCGCTGGAGGACCTGCATACGACCGTCTTATTGGAAACGATGGCCGGAAAGGGCAGCGAGGTAGGCAGAACTTTCGAGGAAATTCGCGCGATCATCGACGGCGCACGCCACGGAGAGCTGCTCGGCGTATGCCTGGATACCTGCCATGTCTACGACGCCGGATACGACATCGTGGGCGATCTGGATGGCGTGCTGCGGCGCTTTGACGAGGTGATCGGCCTTGAC harbors:
- a CDS encoding deoxyribonuclease IV → MLHIGCHLSAAKGFEAMGRQAVAIDADTFQFFTRNPRGGNAKAIDLDDVQNLRQILRTHEFPVILAHAPYTLNGCSADESIRAFATRTMREDLDRLEYLPGNLYNFHPGSHVGQGVERGIELICQMLDEVPLEDLHTTVLLETMAGKGSEVGRTFEEIRAIIDGARHGELLGVCLDTCHVYDAGYDIVGDLDGVLRRFDEVIGLDRLRAVHLNDSKNPFESHKDRHEKIGQGSIGLDAFVRIVNHPRLCHLPFYLETPNELDGYAAEIALLRAHYAP